In Halorussus limi, a genomic segment contains:
- a CDS encoding DUF7126 family protein: protein MKAILVGPDRDGLGDALEAEGVELTRIDAVANRPALEEAGITDADTLVLTETEGATVIPVAKDLNDDLHVVVYTEDDLPDFARGQADLIVDPQLLSAEAVAEELAA from the coding sequence ATGAAGGCAATCCTCGTCGGCCCCGACCGAGACGGACTGGGCGACGCCCTCGAAGCCGAGGGCGTCGAACTGACGCGCATCGACGCGGTGGCCAACCGGCCCGCGCTCGAAGAGGCCGGCATCACCGACGCCGACACTCTCGTGCTGACCGAGACGGAGGGCGCGACCGTCATCCCGGTCGCGAAGGACCTCAACGACGACCTGCACGTGGTCGTCTACACCGAGGACGACCTGCCGGACTTCGCCCGCGGACAGGCCGACCTCATCGTGGACCCGCAACTGCTCTCGGCCGAGGCGGTGGCCGAGGAACTGGCGGCCTGA
- a CDS encoding S1C family serine protease, translating to MEPTRRRVLGTLAAAATAGVAGCSSDSSPTANSADAGERATTERPADRPARDASETTVADADSVYTRVYRQTSDSVALIRTPRGSQGSGFLYDDRHFVTNYHVVGSADRVSVQFDDTLSRVGRVVGRDPRSDLAVIEVEVPDGVAPLELIDSEPSIGTRVAVVGSPYGLRGSLTSGIVSGVDRQVPSPVGDYLIPNAIQTDAPVNPGNSGGPLVNLSGKVLGVVNSGGGDNIAFAISASLVRRVVPALVADGEYDHPYLGAKTTTVTELVARANEFPTAEGVLVVDVPSGVPAKGQLRPCTRTRLVEGFRVPVGGDAILAVDGTQIQTDKDLHAHLALEASPGDTLSVRIRRDGEVRTAPVKVGERPALVA from the coding sequence ATGGAACCGACTCGCAGGCGCGTCCTCGGCACGCTCGCGGCCGCGGCGACGGCCGGTGTCGCGGGGTGTTCGAGCGACTCGTCGCCGACAGCGAACAGCGCCGACGCCGGAGAACGAGCGACGACAGAGAGACCAGCGGACAGACCCGCACGAGACGCGTCGGAGACGACCGTCGCCGACGCCGACAGCGTCTACACCCGCGTCTACCGCCAGACCTCCGACTCGGTCGCGCTGATTCGCACGCCCCGAGGGTCCCAGGGGTCGGGGTTCCTCTACGACGACCGCCACTTCGTGACCAACTACCACGTCGTCGGGTCGGCCGACCGCGTCAGCGTCCAGTTCGACGACACCCTCTCGCGAGTCGGCCGGGTCGTCGGTCGCGACCCCCGGAGCGACCTCGCGGTAATCGAGGTGGAAGTTCCCGACGGCGTCGCACCGCTCGAACTCATCGACTCCGAACCGTCCATCGGCACTCGCGTCGCTGTCGTCGGGAGTCCGTACGGTCTCCGCGGGTCGCTGACCTCCGGCATCGTCAGCGGCGTGGACCGACAGGTGCCGAGTCCGGTGGGCGACTACCTGATTCCCAACGCCATCCAGACCGACGCGCCGGTCAACCCCGGCAACTCCGGCGGTCCGCTCGTGAACCTCTCGGGGAAGGTCCTCGGCGTCGTCAACTCCGGGGGCGGCGACAACATCGCGTTCGCCATCTCGGCCTCGCTGGTCCGACGGGTCGTCCCGGCGCTGGTCGCGGACGGCGAGTACGACCACCCCTACCTCGGCGCGAAGACGACGACCGTCACGGAACTGGTCGCGCGAGCGAACGAGTTCCCGACCGCCGAGGGCGTCCTCGTCGTGGACGTTCCGTCCGGGGTCCCGGCGAAGGGGCAACTCCGACCGTGTACGCGGACGCGGCTTGTCGAGGGGTTCCGCGTGCCGGTCGGCGGCGACGCCATCCTCGCCGTCGACGGGACGCAGATTCAGACCGACAAGGACCTCCACGCGCATCTCGCGCTCGAAGCGAGTCCCGGCGACACGCTGTCGGTCCGGATTCGCCGCGACGGTGAAGTCAGAACCGCCCCCGTCAAAGTCGGCGAGCGGCCCGCGCTGGTCGCGTGA
- a CDS encoding CTP synthase, with translation MPTEPETDYDPSLGNKFIFVTGGVMSGLGKGITAASTGRLLANAGFDVTAVKIDPYLNVDAGTMNPFQHGEVYVLKDGGEVDLDLGNYERFLDIDMTFDHNVTTGKTYQHVIEKERAGDYLGKTVQIIPHVTDDIKRRIREAAEGHDVCIVEVGGTVGDIEGMPFLEALRQFAHEEDEEDFLLTHVTLVPYSKNGEQKTKPTQHSVKELRSIGLQPDILVGRCEDELAPSTKEKIALFCDVPTDAVFSNPDVEDIYHVPLMVEEEGLDEYVMDRFDLTDDALPPAERDNTWRDLVTQDTHGEVEIALVGKYDLEDAYMSVNEALKHAGLEKSVDVNVRWVDSEKMADDHEERLHGADGIVVPGGFGSRGTEGKIEAIRYARENGVPYLGLCLGFQLAVVEYARNVLGLEGAHSAEIEEDTPHPVIDLLPEQYDLEDLGGTMRLGAHETDIEAGTLAEQVYGGTSCTERHRHRYEVNPEYFDEFEDSDLVFSGESGNRMEILELEGHPYFFGTQFHPEFRSRPTRASPPFVGLLDAVLDRRDGRTDDETDSETDANDPEEVEV, from the coding sequence ATGCCGACAGAACCGGAAACTGATTACGACCCCTCTCTCGGGAACAAGTTCATTTTCGTCACCGGGGGCGTCATGTCGGGACTCGGCAAGGGCATCACGGCCGCCAGCACCGGCCGTCTGCTGGCCAACGCCGGGTTCGACGTGACCGCGGTCAAAATCGACCCTTACCTCAACGTCGACGCGGGGACGATGAACCCCTTCCAGCACGGCGAGGTGTACGTCCTCAAGGACGGGGGCGAGGTGGACCTCGATTTGGGGAACTACGAGCGGTTCCTCGACATCGACATGACGTTCGACCACAACGTCACCACGGGCAAGACCTACCAGCACGTCATCGAGAAGGAGCGCGCGGGCGACTACTTGGGCAAGACCGTCCAAATCATCCCGCACGTCACCGACGACATCAAGCGCCGGATTCGGGAGGCCGCCGAGGGCCACGACGTCTGCATCGTGGAGGTCGGTGGCACGGTGGGCGACATCGAGGGCATGCCGTTCCTCGAAGCCCTCCGGCAGTTCGCCCACGAGGAGGACGAGGAAGACTTCCTGCTGACTCACGTCACCCTCGTCCCCTACTCGAAGAACGGCGAACAGAAGACCAAGCCGACCCAGCACTCCGTGAAGGAACTCCGGTCTATCGGCCTCCAACCCGACATCCTCGTCGGGCGGTGTGAGGACGAACTCGCCCCCTCGACCAAGGAGAAGATTGCGCTGTTCTGCGACGTGCCGACCGACGCCGTCTTCTCGAACCCGGACGTGGAGGACATCTACCACGTCCCGCTGATGGTCGAGGAGGAAGGCCTCGACGAGTACGTGATGGACCGATTCGACCTCACCGACGACGCGCTTCCGCCCGCGGAGCGCGACAACACGTGGCGCGACCTCGTCACGCAGGACACCCACGGCGAAGTGGAAATCGCGCTGGTCGGGAAGTACGACCTCGAAGACGCCTACATGTCGGTCAACGAGGCGCTCAAGCACGCCGGACTGGAGAAGAGCGTGGACGTGAACGTCCGGTGGGTCGACTCCGAGAAGATGGCCGACGACCACGAGGAGCGCCTCCACGGCGCCGACGGCATCGTCGTGCCCGGCGGATTCGGTTCCCGCGGCACCGAGGGTAAAATCGAGGCCATCCGGTACGCCCGCGAGAACGGCGTGCCCTACCTCGGTCTCTGTCTCGGATTCCAACTCGCGGTCGTGGAGTACGCCCGGAACGTCCTCGGACTGGAGGGCGCTCACTCCGCGGAAATCGAGGAAGACACGCCCCACCCGGTCATCGACCTCCTGCCCGAGCAGTACGACCTCGAAGACCTCGGCGGGACGATGCGACTCGGCGCTCACGAGACCGACATCGAAGCGGGAACGCTGGCCGAGCAGGTCTACGGCGGCACCTCCTGCACCGAGCGCCACCGCCACCGCTACGAGGTCAACCCCGAATACTTCGACGAATTCGAGGACTCGGACCTCGTGTTCTCGGGCGAGTCGGGCAATCGGATGGAGATACTCGAACTGGAGGGCCACCCGTACTTCTTCGGCACCCAGTTCCACCCCGAGTTCCGGTCGCGGCCGACCCGCGCGAGTCCGCCGTTCGTCGGACTGCTGGACGCGGTCCTCGACCGGCGCGACGGGCGCACTGACGACGAAACGGACTCCGAAACCGACGCGAACGACCCCGAGGAGGTCGAAGTCTGA
- the guaA gene encoding glutamine-hydrolyzing GMP synthase, translating to MVNTDEFIDEKVAEIREEVGDANAVIALSGGVDSSTAAALAYEAVGDQLTPVYVDTGLMRKGETDEIRETFDYMDSLRIVDAKERFLDALASVTDPEEKRHVIGEQFIREFETVAEETDADYLVQGTIYPDRIESEGTIKSHHNVGGLPDVVDFEGIVEPMRDLYKDEVREVARALDLEEIISERMPFPGPGLAVRILGEVTDEKLEVAREATHVVEEELAEYDPWQAFAAVLGKATGVKGDNRVHGYVVSVRSVESRDGMTARAQEIDWETLQRIQSRITGQNDNVSRVVYDVTHKPPATIEYE from the coding sequence ATGGTCAACACCGACGAGTTCATCGACGAGAAGGTCGCAGAGATTCGCGAAGAAGTCGGGGACGCCAACGCCGTCATCGCGCTGTCTGGCGGCGTGGACTCCTCGACGGCCGCCGCGCTGGCCTACGAGGCCGTCGGCGACCAACTCACCCCCGTCTACGTCGACACCGGCCTGATGCGGAAGGGCGAGACCGACGAGATTCGCGAGACGTTCGACTACATGGACAGTCTCCGCATCGTGGACGCGAAAGAGCGGTTCCTCGACGCGCTGGCGAGCGTCACCGACCCCGAGGAGAAGCGCCACGTCATCGGCGAGCAGTTCATCCGGGAGTTCGAGACGGTCGCCGAGGAGACCGACGCCGACTATCTGGTGCAGGGGACCATCTACCCCGACCGCATCGAGAGCGAGGGCACCATCAAATCCCACCACAACGTCGGCGGCCTGCCCGACGTGGTGGACTTCGAGGGTATCGTAGAACCGATGCGCGACCTCTACAAGGACGAAGTTCGGGAGGTCGCCCGCGCACTCGACCTCGAAGAGATAATCTCCGAGCGCATGCCGTTCCCCGGTCCGGGCCTCGCGGTCCGCATCCTCGGGGAAGTCACCGACGAGAAACTGGAGGTCGCCCGCGAGGCGACCCACGTCGTCGAGGAGGAACTGGCGGAGTACGACCCGTGGCAGGCGTTCGCCGCGGTCCTCGGCAAGGCGACCGGCGTCAAGGGCGACAACCGGGTCCACGGCTACGTGGTCTCGGTGCGCTCCGTGGAAAGCCGCGACGGGATGACCGCCCGCGCCCAAGAAATCGACTGGGAGACGCTCCAGCGCATCCAGAGCCGCATCACGGGACAGAACGACAACGTCTCGCGGGTAGTGTACGACGTGACCCACAAGCCGCCCGCGACTATCGAGTACGAGTGA